The following coding sequences lie in one Arachis ipaensis cultivar K30076 chromosome B03, Araip1.1, whole genome shotgun sequence genomic window:
- the LOC107628847 gene encoding stress response protein NST1, translating into MASSATHFLHFLRSQPLSSSSSFVSLLKPLLLSSPNVLSMHTSPLLPQNLFPSLTRHHFSSPSLSLPHAPPPFVALTSSSQNSEEEDDYYNDEDDETELYDEESDDDDDLESERSSFEENTQIGSESNSTSSPLERKREERLKVEVPSLSVKERKELASYAHSLGKKLKTQLVGKSGVTPNVATSFIETLEANELLKIKIHRSCPGELEDVVKQLEEATGSVAVGKIGRTLIIYRPSLTKLKAEEKKKQVRQLFLKRQLKYRQLNKSREQVPKLSRRGSSSSWKVRSSRS; encoded by the exons ATGGCGTCTTCAGCAACTCACTTTCTCCATTTTCTTCGTTCACAACCactgtcttcatcttcttcattcgTTTCGCTACTGAAACCGCTTCTTCTTTCCTCTCCCAATGTCTTATCCATGCATACTTCACCGCTTCTTCCACAAAACCTCTTCCCCTCCCTCACTCGCCACCACTTCTCTTCACCTTCCCTCTCTCTTCCTCACGCGCCTCCCCCTTTTGTGGCTCTCACGAGTTCATCACAAAACTCGGAGGAGGAAGATGACTACTACAACGACGAAGACGACGAAACGGAGCTGTACGATGAAGAATCTGACGACGACGATGATTTGGAATCGGAAAGGAGCAGTTTTGAGGAGAATACACAGATTGGTTCAGAATCGAATTCAACTTCGTCGCCATTGGAGAGGAAGAGGGAGGAGAGGTTGAAGGTGGAGGTTCCGAGTCTCAGCGTGAAGGAAAGGAAAGAACTTGCGTCTTACGCGCACAGTTTGGGGAAGAAGCTCAAGACCCAGTTGGTGGGAAAGTCCGGTGTTACCCCCAATGTTGCAACCTCTTTCATTGAGACACTTGAAGCCAATGAGCTTCTCAAG ATTAAAATACATAGGAGTTGCCCTGGTGAGTTGGAAGATGTGGTGAAGCAGCTGGAAGAAGCAACCGGTTCAGTGGCAGTTGGTAAAATTGGTCGAACCCTGATTATATACAGGCCTAGTCTCACCAAATTGAAGGccgaagaaaaaaagaaacaagtTCGTCAACTCTTTCTTAAAAGACAATTAAAATACAGACAATTAAACAAG AGTAGGGAACAAGTACCAAAATTATCACGGCGTGGTTCATCTTCATCGTGGAAAGTGAGGAGTAGTAGGTCATAA